The Salarias fasciatus chromosome 12, fSalaFa1.1, whole genome shotgun sequence DNA segment cagcgaggaggagctggagcacaCCCGGGAGCTGGTGCAGGAGTTCCTGAAGGGCGGCGTGGGAGAGCGGCTCCAGAAGGGACTGGAGCGACGGGCGCGCAAGACAGAGAACTGGGTATTGATTCCAGTCTTGTATTTTACTGGATTCAGAAATACTCTATGTTTTGATCTGAGGTCTTTTAAAGAGAGTATAGGGTTTGGATTGTTAAggaaaaattcaattaaaatctgataaatCCTGCTTTTAACCACTCCTGTCTCCACCACAGCTGTCAGAATGGTGGATGCAGTCGGCCTACCTGGACTGTCGTATGCCTGTGGCGGTGTACACCAGCCCGGGGGTTGTCCTGCCCCGAATGCACTTTCAAGACCGTCAAGGACAAATGAGGTGAGAAACTGCAAGAAACCCCACCTTTGCTTTCACCTCAAACAAGAGTGCGTGCTGCTGAGGTGttggggggggaggtggggggggggggggggggggggggggggggggggcagcctgGCCTCCGGCACTGCTACTCAGCTATGAACTATCGTAGTCTTATTACGAGCGCAGTCATTAAACTGTTTCCAACGGTGATTTACTTTGTGTTGAAGTACAGTATAAACAAGCTCGTATGAAGCTGGAGCTTCGAGCTGACCTTTGCAGAGTCGTCGCTCCTCATGCCGGCTATTTAAAGCCCCTCTGGCTGCTCATACCATTGCTCAGCTGTTTTGGACCACTGTGACCAAGAGGACATGCACTAAATATGGCGCCCCCGTTCAGACATAATGAGTTAATTACAATATATCACAGTGATTATTTGGATAATAACATAAACTGCATCAGTTCAGATCAGCTTCGCTGCGGCTTTGCATAAAACCTACAAAGCGGTCACCatgagagacagacacaatgTTCTCTTTCCCCCAGTCTGTGTTTTGATATTAGTGATGGAGTGCTGTTGAAACAACGTAGCCGAATCGcagtgacctttttttttttcaatgaggAGACGAGCAGAAACAAATCATGCAAACAAAAGCTGCAGGAGATGTGGAACAGAGCGTCTGGATTCCCTCTCCGCTGGAGTCCAACATCAGGACCGCGTTGTTCTCTCGGTGTGCCGGACGTGCTCTCATCCACTTGTCCAGGATGCCTCGGATGATGATTCATCTCGCCGTGTTGTGaagagagtgctaaccactgcaccactgtgtcaGTTCATCAGCCATACATCTTTTCTTCATTACAGCCACTTTTccttttgtgctgttttgataTAAAGTCAGAatctgctgcgtgacgtcggCAGGTTTTCAGGTTAGAGAGCTGATGTGAAAACATGGCTACTTGTTCTGCTGGACTCGTGTGTCTGTTTATCATCTAATACACACAGAACTCTGAAGAAGCCAGAGTTACTGTTCCAGAGGTGCAGGGTTACTGTTTcgtaataaaaagaaaatcctgtTGATGTTTGTGTGATTCCATTCAGCGTTTATGACTTGTAATAAATTTTAGTCAAAACTGGGCGCCGACGTTAATAACAAGTAATTTGAAGCTTTCATGAAAAACGAAGAACAGATTTATTATGGTTGCAACAGGAACAAGATGTtatgggtatttttttttccccaggttTGCTGCCAAACTGATTGCTGGCGTCTTGGACTTCAAAAAAATGATCGACACGTGAGTTTCACATGTTGAATTGCTGAAATCCAGAGCTTGATGCAGTAATTTGCTGCAAGCTTGCAGAAGATCAGCTGAGTAACGGAGAGCGTTGTGTCGCAGTGAGACTCTGCCTGTGGAGTATTTGAGCGGGAAGCCGCTGTGCATGGACCAGTATTACCAGGTCCTGTCCTCCTGTCGGATCCCCGGGCCGAAGAGGGACACCGTTGTCAACCACGCCATCGGGATGACGCCTCCCACCCACATCACCGTGGTCCACAACTTCCAGGTACTCTAGATGGCACTGCTGTTCTTCCAtttgctctgcagcagagcgTGTGAAACCGTCCTGGACTTTCTCTCCCAGTTCTTCGTCTTAGACGTGTACAACAGTGACGGCACTCCGCTGACCGTGGACCAGATCTACATGCAGCTGGAGAAGATCTGGAACTCGTCTTTGCAGACAAACAAGGAGCCGATCGGCATCCTCACATCCCAGCACCGCAACACCTGGGGAAAAGCCTATAACAACCTAATAAAGGGTGAGGAGACGCAAAATCCCGAATCACGCTGTCAGGAGATGTATGTGAGAGTTTATGTTTGCCTCCATGTGTCTCTTCAGACAAGACGAATAAGGAGTCGGTGCGCGCGATCCAGAAAAGCATCTTCACAGTGTGTCTGGACGCCCCGATGCCGCGGGTGTCGGACGAGCTGTACCCGAGCCGAGTGGCTGCGCAGGTGCTGCACGGCGGAGGAGCTCGCTGGAACAGCGGCAACCGCTGGTTCGATAAGACGTTACAGGTTAGCGACAGAAATGACTTCACATTCACGGTAATGACCACAGCTGTGCCTACATTtgaggattttaatgcacttttgaATCGTCTCCAGTTCATCATCGGCGAGGACGGTACCTGTGGGCTGGTGTACGAACACGCGCCTGCTGAGGGTCCCCCCATCGTCTTCCTCATTGATCATGTTGTTAAATACATGTGAGTATTTTTGAACCATTGaagcctgtttgtgttttgaaatgtgtcaTGAATTTCCGTTTCGTGGACAGGCAGAGGACGGAAATCGTCCGTTCTCCGATGGTTCCTCTGTCCATGCCTCTGAAGCTGCGCTTTAACATCACGCCCGAGGTCAAGAGGGACATCGAGAAAGCCAAGCAAAACATGAACATGTGAGTAAAGTACAGGGATGATTGAAATGACTGCTACAAATTTAATATCTGACATTTggtttcctcttctcctcctcgatTCGCCAGAATGGTTCATGACTTGGATGTCAAGGTTCTTATGTTCGATCACTTCGGTAAAAATGTGCCAAAGCAACATAAGCTGAGCCCCGACGCCTTTGTGCAAATGGCTCTTCAGCTGGCATACTTCAGGTACGGAACGCTTCCTGCAAATACAAATAATCCCTGAACAGAGGTGTTAACCCTTTGTTGTGAATGTAaccgtgtttgtgtttcttcatgtcTTCCAATGTCTTCCAATGTCTTCCATGTGAAGGTATTGAAATtaaaagaacaagaagaagtgTGCCACatgatttcagatttttcaGTAGATTTCTGGATGCAATGAAATTAATAGAGGACATAGTTTTGGGACATTTGGGTCTATTTTGCACCAAGATACATCAATTAAAATGCGATCAAGATTAATTTTATTGATCCTTACAATGTGAacttaaaaatattttcttaaCATGATTTTTCAGAATGTATTTCTATGGTTTTGCACTGAAGGACAAAAAACAAGAGTTATTTGCAGGTTATTGTACTTTCTGTTTACTGGCTTCAAACTTGCAAAGTTTCTGTCCTATAATTGCTAAGTGTGCCAACCTCAGTACTGATTTCTTGTAATTCCAGGATGTACAACACGTGCTGTTCTACTTACGAGAGTGCGTCGTTAAGAATGTTTCTCTACGGGCGAACAGATGCCATTCGCTCCACTACTGCAGACTCATTTCGGTTTGTCCAGGCAATGCAGGACCCGGCTAAACAGGTACTGTTAGCCTGCTTCGGTTTCACGTCTGAAGTAGCAGCGTGCTCTACGTGAGATATCTGAGTGctaaatgtttctgtgcagaaCACGGAGAGGCTGACGCTCCTGCAGAAAGCTGTAGAGACCCATAAAGAAAACACTTACAATGTGAGAGATGCGagttcctctttaaaaaaacaaaacaaaaaaaaaacacatccctTGTCTTTTATTCAACTTATTAATCTAATTTATAcacatttatcttttatttattcaggcAATTCACGGTCAGGCTATAGATCGACACCTGCTGGGGCTAAAGAGGCAGAGCATTGAAGATCTGACCTCTATACCCGAGATCTTCATGGACACCTCCTTTGCAGTCGCTCATCATTATAACCTCTCCACCAGCCAGGTGTGTTTCCACCTCAGAAAACCTACAGAACACCGTTTCCGATCAAATGATCCTGTGTTTGCCCTCATCGCTCGCATTTCCCTGCCCAGGTCGGCTCCAAAACAGACTGCGTGATGTGCTTTGGTCCAATGGAGCCAGATGGCTACGGAGTGTGTTACAATCCCATGGACGAGCACATCAACATCGCCATCACGGCCTTCAACAGCTGCGAGGAGACCAACGCCGCCAGGTTTGCCAGGTCCGTGGAAGAAGCGCTGCTGGACATGAGAGCTCTCCTGGAAGACACAGCCACGGCCAAGCAGTGATCCCACGCATGAGCCCGGCACGGCGCCGGAGCCCCGCGGGGCGCCGCGGGGGGCCGAGCACGAACAGAGTCGTAGCCAGAGCGGCTGGCGGAGCGCCACGCTGGTGTCGGCGCACCATGGCGAGATGTGTTACCAAAGGGGCTGCAGGACGTGTAATGGGTGACTGCTGTTGCACTGCCTTTGAAATAAGAAGCTATTCCTTATTGAGGGAAATTCTCTATTTTAATATGTCCAGTTATCTCTATACATGTGGGGCTTTAAAAGAATATTATTTGCCAAgaattcaaacttttttcttttttttttttgtccgtttATACTTGAGCAGTTCCTGGTGCAATATTCAGAATGGCTTTGTTCTTGTTTGAGTTAAAGATTTTGAGTGCTTTGGTTTGTTAAGTTTTTATTCGGGGTTAAAATAACTAGTACACTTGTATAACACATCAAAATGAATGCTGCTTATGTCGCCTTCCTCAGCAAAAACAGGCGTGTGTTTCTGTCACAAAACCTTCTCCAGGTAGGTAAAAACCACTGTCAAAGTCACATGTAGGAATATTGGGCTCTGAAGCTGCCTTCTGAATGCAGGTAGTCTCCATGAAATTCAATCTCGGCCATATTTCCAGAGGAGTGCCATAGAAACAGCTGCTGGCCTTTAAACACGTTGGTCTTTAAGACGTCCATGTCCCGGATCTGAGCGAGAAACACAAGAACACCGCAGCAGTTACTCCCCTTGTATTCTTCTCCTATCAAGTATGCAGCACATGGAAACGACAGAACGTGTTTAAAAGCCTGTTTGCACCATAATGTATGTAGACTGGGAGTTGGTGGCGTTGAATACTAATCCTATGTGTAGCGCTTGGATCCTGATCTTCACTGAAGGAGGGGCATTGATGAGCACTCGACAGGTGTGGTTAGTGTTGGGCGTTATTGGATTCTCAAAGACACCGCTGGGGGAAAACAGCTGCATGTCGCAATCTGCGGGGCGGACACGGGGTAAATTTCATCAATGTATGAAATATCAGACACATACAGTCAAATGCAGTCCAGGTATTGAGCGCAGCAGAGGATGTTAGAGCTGAAGATGGTTAAAAGCAGCTTCTACTTTCATGtcatgtaaatgtttttatgtATCTGCAGCTATAATTTTGTCTGTTACCCACAAGCACGGGGAAGACAggataagtaaaaaaaatatccaacaCATGTACTGATGAAAATCTTACTGAATTGAATCAACGCCCCGCCCCCCTTTTTTCCATTCCACTCTTGTATTGAATTGCATTGGACTATGcaaatctttatttttacacCAATTGCTCCAAACCGTGTTTTGTCCCCCTTTGGGGCCCTCAGTTACCTCTAGTCAGGGTTGAAGCTAATCCGATTTCAGATTTGGTATaaaattacagtgaagccaaacactcgGAGACGCACCCATTCTCAACCACATACAAAAGCAGATACAAAAGCACATTCAAAAATTAATTGATAAATCAAATTGGGATCCCAGAGTGAGAAATATTGCTCCACACCATTTCATCCTAATCTCGATTCAGTTTTGAACCCTTGTGGTGCAATAGGGTACATCACTTGAAGCCACTCATCATCATGGTTTTTGCATGTCTGACCGAACAGTATCCATGAAGACACGCGCCGCCTCACCTCGATGACTCCTCttggtgtttttctctgaaGTGTAGGTGAAAACTATCCCACTCCCAGGCGTCGGCAGACTCTGACGCACTAGCAGAACGTTGGTCCTGCTGGTCAGTTCACTATTTTCTAGCTGCACACACTTTCTCACCAAGGCCAGTCGGTCAAAAAATGCCACATACTCCTCtgtaagaacacacacatccagttaGACATTAACCAAAAGCAATAGCATTATTTACACATTTGAAGAAACATACTTTTTCTGCAGTTCAAGGAGCTGGAAATCACTTTGATGTGAATGACCTCGTCGAGTGGCCGGCCGATCGACACCATGCAGCCGCTGCGGACCCCCCTCAGGTCAACTGTTCCCGACTCCTCCAAGAGGAGCTTTCCACATGTAGCTAAGAGacaagaacacacactgctAAGATAGCCACGCTCTGCCTTTGGTATTTAAGTAGTGTTTTTGTCTACTAACTGGACGTATTGGTTGGGGCGGTAGTTGTGGCGATCTGCTGTATGGTTGTGGCTTCTGTCAGACTTGGAGGAAGGCGGCCCGTGCGGTTTTGTCGGAAGTCAGCGTAGCTCGGGGTTGGAGACAGAGGAGGCATCTCTGTGAAGTCGACCTCTGTGCTGGCATGAGTTGCGGTAGCCATGTCAAAGGTTGGATCAGAATTGGAAGGAACGCGGCTGCAGCTGCCCATGTAGCAGCCTTGGATGGTGATAGGTTTGGGCATGTGCATGCACATCAGGGGACTGAGGGGCTCCGGCTTAGAGGGTCCCTTGCAGGACACGGCTCTGGACTGGATCCCGTATCCGCAGGGTACCGAACACTTCGGGAGGTAGAGATGGATCACAGAGTGAGCCACAACATGATCCAACAGGTTAAGGCGTGTTTTCACTTCTGAAATCTACCTGGCTCCACGGCTTCACCTCCCATTTAAAGGTGCAGACCCGCACCAGGCAGGGCGCCGTGGTGGCTGGTTTCACGGCCGAATGGCAGTTCTCTTCTGGCACCACTCGCTCCTTGCCATTCACGAACTGGACACACGACACAACCCTCTGAGCTACGCCCAGGTCACAGGACACAGAGCAGGGCAGCGTCTGAAATACCCTCCACCTGGACAAGCGACAGCAGAATGATTTATCCTTTAAACAGATCTCAGTACGTGGAAGTCTTGTCATCGCTGTTGTTGGGGCTAAACTCTGCGGACATGTGCACATGGCTGGTTTTAAGACTGCACAGTTAGGGCTGTTTATGGTAATGCAGCAAAAATGACAATGACTGCGAGTATGTGTGTATTCATACatttatgtatttgtgtgtgtgagtgtgatttACCTTGCAGGGCAGTTGAATGTGTTACATGAAACCACTGCTGTGGGTTTGGGAAAGTCACTACACTGTGAATCCTCCACAACCACCTCCTCCCCTTCTGCTCCTCTAGCACAGTACAGCACCCTTTTAgccacccctcctccacatgTTACACTGCAGACTCCTTGCTTggagcgccacctggtggatataaaaacacactgctctaaTTTCCAAACCCTCAATTAAAACAGTATTTTGCAAAGTACCTTACATACTATAAGTCAAAACATGGAAAATACAATGTCATATCAGTCACATGCATGATGAGTGCTGTATCTCACACAGGAGGGCAGGGAGAGGTGTTGCAAGTGTCCGACGTAGGAAGGGGTTTAGTTGAAGCATCACAGTGAAAATCAGGCACTCCCAGCCTGGACTGGTGGTCCACACAAGAGAACCACACCTCTAAAGTTCCTACAACACATGGGACGATTATTCAACATCCTCAGAGAGGACGTGTTGCTGCTGAGTTAAAGATGAGAGCACATTTCGACAGACCATTGCCGCATGTCTTTGAGCACTGGCTGATAACAGGGCTCCACACATACACCGGAGCCTGCTTGGAGCGTGGCAACAGACCAGTCTTTAGAACGGGATTTTCCTGCTCGAGGAGGGAAAAGTTTAGTCATGGTTTACACTGCGACGACTGCAACGCTGCAGTTATTTTCCACTTCACCTCTGCTTTGGACTCCCACCCAATGGGACAAACATCCACAACGCAGGGCACAGAATCAAGTGGTTTGATCTGCCCCGAGCAGAAGCTTTGATCCACTTCAACATCCTCGCCATTTTCTGGCCGAACACACGTCACTGAGCGTTTTGCTTCTCCTGGCCCACACACTGCTGAGCAGTCCCCTGGCTCTGACACACGCCATCTGTGAACGCACCAAAGTGGGTCTTCACACAAAAGCACAGATTTGGGGCAGCACAATGTGAATCCATCACAATCTGTGCAACCTACTTAAGTAAAACATAAATACCTTGACACTCTTATGATTGATTGTACACTGTGGTTAATTACCTGGCAGGGCAGTGTTGCAGGTTGCATTTTTCAACAGTGTGTGGCGCTGTATCGACTGGACACTCAGAATCTGGGACCAGCACCACATCAGCCGCATGTTGCTGGATACATCTTGCAGGACGCAGCCTCTCTCCACCACCACAGGAGGCGCTACAAGGCCCGAACGCCCCTACCTCCCACCTGTGAAATGGTAAATTATTCATGTGCGTTCATTTGTGCAgagctgtgtgtgcatgtcagtGTAAAAGGAGACGGAAAGAGAGCCGGCGATGAGCCTGACCTCGGGGGACACGGTGCGAGCTGACAGGGAGTGTGGGATGGTTCAGCTGGACGAGGCATTTCACAGCCGTGCTCATCCAAATGGTTG contains these protein-coding regions:
- the LOC115398113 gene encoding carnitine O-acetyltransferase-like; amino-acid sequence: MLGVFVRAVLRPGSVKPCRLIRPATQIQERSLVHQEGLPKLPVPPLKQTCERYLATLEPIVSEEELEHTRELVQEFLKGGVGERLQKGLERRARKTENWLSEWWMQSAYLDCRMPVAVYTSPGVVLPRMHFQDRQGQMRFAAKLIAGVLDFKKMIDTETLPVEYLSGKPLCMDQYYQVLSSCRIPGPKRDTVVNHAIGMTPPTHITVVHNFQFFVLDVYNSDGTPLTVDQIYMQLEKIWNSSLQTNKEPIGILTSQHRNTWGKAYNNLIKDKTNKESVRAIQKSIFTVCLDAPMPRVSDELYPSRVAAQVLHGGGARWNSGNRWFDKTLQFIIGEDGTCGLVYEHAPAEGPPIVFLIDHVVKYMQRTEIVRSPMVPLSMPLKLRFNITPEVKRDIEKAKQNMNIMVHDLDVKVLMFDHFGKNVPKQHKLSPDAFVQMALQLAYFRMYNTCCSTYESASLRMFLYGRTDAIRSTTADSFRFVQAMQDPAKQNTERLTLLQKAVETHKENTYNAIHGQAIDRHLLGLKRQSIEDLTSIPEIFMDTSFAVAHHYNLSTSQVGSKTDCVMCFGPMEPDGYGVCYNPMDEHINIAITAFNSCEETNAARFARSVEEALLDMRALLEDTATAKQ